The genomic segment GGGCAGCAAATAGTAACTTCTGTTACTACTCCGCATCCAGAACATATAGTCATCAAAAGAGGaagtaatgaaaaaaaagaataaaaaatttatacacaatgtattatatatatatatatgtatatatatatatatgtatatatttatttatatgtatttatgaatattataccAATTaactatataaaaaaaataaaaaatatatataatatctttattttagtaaaaaaaaaatatatatatatatatatatataatatttatatgaatatattatttattcatttaataaataacatatattctatttttttatatgttttattatcttatacaatttgtttctttttttttttttaaagtattTGGTAAAATGTGAACAACTTTTTTATGTTCATGTCATTtggaaaataattttaacgTGAAGtgctcaaaaaaaaaaaaaaataataataataaaagtaaataaatatatactatatatatgtacacaaaattattttgaatatatttaaatatattatatatatatatttatttatttcaattCAATTTCCTTTCCTTTtgttaccttttttttttttttttttttttttttactaatactatataataacataatgaaatattacaCTAGAGAAAAGgttatttaacaaaaaaaaaaaaaaaaaaaaaaaaagaaaagaaaagaaaagaaaaattatatatatatatatatataagaacaaATCACTATGGAATAagtttaattaatatatatttatatccatagttatatatttaaaaaataaaagaaacaaaatttTAAGAATTATGTAATTTTAGGTATAGTAAAAATTATacctacatatatatatatatatatatataatgtatacatGTAGAAAGATAGAAAGAAAAGTTTGGAAAATCTAAGcatgtaaaataaaattatggaCATGTAATTTATGAACTTTAAggtaccttttttttttcaaaaatatctTAAATgttaaccaaaaaaaaaaaaaaaaaaaaaaaaaaaagggggaATAAATGAAGGAAATATAAAGGggaaatatttatacatataaacataaatatataaacgtaaatatatatatatatatatatatatatatatatataaatgaatatgttCAGTTCGTATTAATAATGGCTGACTGTAATGCTTTTTGCAGTACGCTTGTGTACTTGTTCATTGcctaaataaaaaaaaaaaatatatatatatatatatgtataatatatatatatatttatatatttatatatttgcaCATTAATGTTACATATTTTTCGTTTGAATAGTTATATTATACacaatatgtacatattattaagCATCAcgaaaaaatcaaaaaatcaaataacatatatttatatatatatatatatatatatatacatgtttgTATATTATGTTCTTCCTACTTGTATTATATCATCGTCAGATTGTTCCCTTGCCTTAACCGTTAAATTGAGCGCATCCTTTATCTCTTCTACTTCTTGTAAAAagacatttttaaaattgacgtcgtcatcattatcataatttaacAATCTGTCACTTTCATTTTTAAGATATGATAGATCATGTTGTTTAAAAGCAATTTCGCTTTGTATTTTTCCAGTTAAGTATGCACtaatattttcaattttCCCATATAAGATAttatctcttttttttttattattaagatatttatttataactaATTGAAAATCAGCTATTTCTCTTTTTAAACTTATCATATCTGTTTGAATTTTAGTAGGTATATCAACTTTTATTTGAGATATTACTTTTTCTAATTCTTCacatttatgtattattttatctaAATCACTTGATATGCTTTCTATCTTCGTAGTTATTTTATTGAGTAcattatttatcatattatttgCCATTTGTTCAATTAATagttgaatatttttattagcaTCCAATCTTTTTTTAACTTCtgaatttatatttctttcaattcttaaaatatcatatttcatttcttcataaaaattatcattACTGCAAgagttttttttcttatttctaCCTTCATCGAAAAAATCAGAATCGTTAAATAAGTtcatatcatttattttgtttttatcacCATCATTTTGATCATCAAAGTGAATATCAGAGACTGTGGAGCTATCGCTGTTGATGGTCATATTaagcaaataaataaaaaaaaaaaaaagggaaaagaaaaaagaaaaagaaaaaaaaaaagaaaaaagaaaaaagaaaaaaattaaggagATTTAAATGTTCAATATTTAAACTCGTGCATATAAAATTTGGaaactttttatatttttaaaaatatatatatatataatatatatgtatatattttagtaaTAATGTGCTACATcatatgtgtacatataccaaactgtataatattatatattgtatgattctttttttttttttaacctcgttactatattatttattctgTAATgctaattttttaaaacatgaaaaaaaaaaaaaaaaaacatcgaaatgaatataaattgtctttttaaaaatatatgcacTTAATagaataattaattattttaatttttttatatatgtattcttTCCTATTAATTGAtacttttataattaatatatctaaatcattatatgtgtatatttatctttttgtatttcttaaattttttttttttttttttttttatcatttctcCTCTGTCATTTTACGTGCATAAGTatgttcaaaaaaataaaaaaaataataaaaaatacatttacCCCTTTTACATTCACACCTTATACGGAaggtaaatattatatatatatatatatatatatatttttatttatattttatttttttctaatttgtGTTGTCTTTTaaaagttttatatattgataaatgGGATATTCTAAAAAgatacaataataataaaataaaaaaaaatttacatatacatatatatatatatatatatatataataaatgtataaatattttttgaaaatatcatacatttaaatatttgtacTTTTATACACAGAATAattctattatattattataaggtaaataaaaaaaaaaaaaaaaaaaaaaaaattaaacaccCAAACaatttgtaaaaaattaaatatatatatatatatatatatatatatgtatatattaaaattttaattatatcacacataatatataccaaaaaaaaagataacaaaaatatactatataaaatgtaaacaatgtaattatatactatatattctattaaaaacatacataatttaattaacctttatttataattatcaatttgattattttaaaaacaacgaatgaattatttatttatttaatgttatttattattttatttttacaatttttttttttttttttttttttttttactattcAAGAATGTAATAAATCTAAATAAATCTttctaaaataattttaaaaaataagttacaaacataaaatattattatttccctatttcttttgattttacaatttcaatttttgtaattttgtCCTGTTGAAGTATAATTTGTCTATAtacctatttttttttcctttttttttttgtaaattattaaaattataataagttGAATCTCTTCTTAATGTTTATTCTGTGGGATGAAAATTTATCGTCTGGTGAAAATCTACAAGGATGAGCAGAAAACGTAACTTTGCCATTAACAACAggctaaaaaataaaaaaaaaataataaataaatatatatatatatatattattatagtaTATAGGATACCAAATTATATGGGGCTATACAGTtgaaatattcataaatatatatattaaaagattatcatttaattttatttattttttatatattttattttgttttcttaCTTTTACGGTATAGACCCTTTTACCATTTTCATCTAAATAAAACCTTAGCATATAcattttgataaaatatataattattatatattattattaagtaAATTTTATCGGCATGAAATGATGAAGAGAatcatttaattatatataaaaaaaaaaaaaaatgttactctttatttgtatatataataaataatttttctcaAAATAGAaacaatgaaaaaatatatataatattatatataaatatatatattttatatttatttatttatcatataatattattataatattgtataaattttttatttttaaaattaaaaatattttaattcggtatattttaaaataccaatcataagaatattataaatatattatttattaatatatctatttaaaagataaagattataaatataaatattataaatatatataaaataaaactaatatattaaaaaaatagatggaatgttattatatattaaataataataataattacataaTATTCGCTCAAAAGAATATACGTTGAAGTTTACCTATATACActtgtaaaataaaacatatatatattatatagtattttatatacatttttttttaatatttattatatatatatatatatatatatatatttatttatatatattttttttttttttttatatatgtaattttattttttgtataaaattagcattttcttctctttttttttttttttttttttttttttccctttaaaatgtcatattaatataatttttattcttgtttttttttcgttttacaattttaataatttttgttcCCAACACaactattatataaagattatatatatatatgtatgtatatttctttttttactaACTGTATAAACAAGTCCATCTCTTTgtaatttgtatatttaaatatatatatatatatttatatatatatatatgttaaaagaAAAGGACTAGTGATGGGTAATGGGAATAGTAAAGtggtaaaaatatttttacttatacaaaatgaaagggattttaaaacaaaagaagaaaaagagatTTATTTACAGATGTTATTAACAttagataatgatgatattttTAAGAATGATGGTAATTTTTAtgcaataaaaaatattatagacGATGAAGCAAATATTTCCGTTTTGTTTAAATTTGTAATGAATACTTTGAGGAAGCTTATTCATAATggtaagaataaaaatgaagctatatatatatatatatatatatatttatgtatatgtgtattgtttttttttacactgatatatattcatatatgtgtacatttatatttatatgttttgttttgttttattttgttttaaaaatacaGAAACAGGAGAGATATTTGTACAGGAATGTAAAATATGCGTAAAAATATTTCGAAACATATTTCCTATAATTCAGTACAATTATAAAAAGTTGAATTTTTTTAGTTTGCTATGGAAAGAAGACAATATCCcatgttttattttacagaattataaatgtaaaaatatattaatactacatatttttaatttcttgttaattttattgtttacagaaaatatatgtataaataaaaaagagaatgtcaacgaaaaaataaatgaaaagtacattgataataataataataatattacatatataagaCCATTGGTTAAAAATTATGTAGATATTTACAAATTGTGGTCCagtaaaatgatatatagttgtttatataacaaatattgtgttaataataataataatgagatTGTGAATAGGtgctttaaaaatattatgaaaaatgaaaaatatagacATAGCCTTTTCCAAAAAGAATATAACGATGATATTACAAATAAGGACAagattataaaaacattttattcatctgattattatcataaaaataaaatatatcataattcgAATgtagaaaaatatgaatttattaaTGATGTAAAAAGAGTTTCCTACAAttgtaatgataaaaatcattttaataatattaataatggtCATcttaataatgtaaataaagaTACTGCACCATCATCATCTTTACCATTATATCCTCAaataaatagtaataataataataatgatataataaatcttgaatatattaaaaatagaaCGGACATATTAAAATgcctattaatattattaagttcatatatgtattataataatgagaactttttgaaagaaaaaaattttccTTTATTTCTGTTTACCAGCGGAGAGGTATATTTTAGCGccaattttttcttatcattattgaccataatatatgaaaatgaatttaattatttcaatttttatttttataatgatacatatttagaattttataatttatgtattcatatattaaatatattgattGATTTTGTGCCGCtggttttaaaaaaaaataaaaaaaaaagagttcACTATATGAATGGTGCTCtcaaatattttcataagtGCAAGGAGAcaataaatgatgatgaaaagaaaaatgatgaaaagaaaaatgatgaCAAGATAAATGATGACAAGATAAATGATGACAAGATAAATGATGACAAGATAAATGATGACAAGATTAATGATGATGACAAgataaatgatgatgaaatgattaatgataatgatacttataatcataataataataatcattcaTGTTTTAAATCTTCTAAACAAAATTaccatattaatataaaaaataaagaagaaaaaaatgttaagaTAGAAAGAGATATTAATATTGATGATACAAATTATTCAAGTTCATGTTCATCGGATGAGTccattatttataatgattTTTCTAATGATTCATGTTCTTCTTCttgtagtagtagtaaaaaGAGCGACCAAAgttcttataataattatatagaaaataaaagatccataaatacaaaatacaaatatgagaatgatatatattattcgaATGTTAacaatgttttaaaaaataaaaaattattttttaatttaaaaaaaggtaatagtaattattatatttatttaaaaaagaaaagggaTGTAGAAACGTATTGTAGaaataatgtatttttaCAAATGTTACGTGGATTAGATaggaataatattaaatatatatatagaggtTCTTTAAATATGCTGATAAGTTATcaattatattatgaaaattataatgaaagtTTGTTATTCTTAGATAACTATTTGTGTTTATTGTggaatataatgaataataataaacagtTTATAAAGTATATGGAAAAATGTAGCACCGTCGGGGGTATCaacgaaaataaaaataaacatataaataaaaatataaatataaataaaaataaaaaaaatgataattataatgataataataataatatggaatataataacatttataacaattctcataataattatagaaATGATTGCTCCACAAGCAGTAGCAACCTTTTCGTTTTCTACATTCTCTATATTCTactttcatttaataatgaaagaaaaaaagaaaagcaaGAATTAGTAACAATCAAAAAACAACAAATTAATAAGGAACATaccaatataaataacaaaattacaaaagacagcgtattttataataacgaAGAGTTTTGTAAAACCATTTCGCGTGAAGATTATAATATTCGTAAAGTTGAtggtattatttatatatgtttatttattatattaaaactgtcctctaataaaaatatttgtaagaatttaaatgaaaaatttgataaaaaaaaaaaaatcaaatataataatattttaaaaagctCTTATGAatttgataattatatagatTTTGTAGTATGTGCTTTAAATACATTAATAAATgacaacattttttttttaaaatttgaaAGAATAATTGATATGTCTATTACTATCCTTACTAATATaagtgtatatataaaatcaatGAATACATATTCATGTGaatgtattataaatatattaaataaagttttaaaaaaagaatggtTACTATCTTCTCagcatcattattattctttattccttttattggactttataaataatatattatcacatAATTTaattgataattataatttggtatatatgattataaaaaataagcaTGTGTTCTttaaaatacataatttGAATCAAATATTGAAGAGTAATTATTTTGTAGGTTCATCAACCAAAGGtagatcaaaaaaaaaaaataaaataaaaaataaaaaataaaaaaaaaataataaaaaataataagtattatatatatatatatatatatttatttccattttttttatatatatgagattatatatttttattcttttcacTGTGCAGATTATTGGATACCCACAGAAAGTTGGCTAGTCAGTTGGATGAATAAATTGCCGCTACattttattaacaaaataatttatgaCTTGGCCAATAtggtaaatataaaataaaatgtgcTCATAATAAAATGAGGAATTTTACTTTTGTGtcgtcatatatatatatatatatatatatatttatttatttatatctttgaATAAccacattattattcatttaatatctcatgttgttatttatttttttatttttatagatTGAAGTTGAATGCGacgaaaaagaaattttagATTACATTGAAGTGGTAGATTTGATAAGAAGCCACTGTAGTAAGATAGAGAATAAGCAAATACCTTATATAATAAGGAAAtatgagaaaaatatattattatcaaaatggttaacaaattatatttattttttaatattcctTCATATGTACAAGAAAaatctttttataaataatggtcttacctttatattttaataataccaGAATAgatttaaatgaatattttatttttatttttttgtatatccatctttttcaattttttaatatataattgtctCATATGGATATTAacaatttgtatttatttatatattttatatattttacttatttatttgttaatttttttttttttttttttttttttttttttttttgtggtaATATCtctacacatatataaatattattcattatattaagtgttacttttcatttttttcattttttttttttttttttctttttctttttctttttttttatttttattttaattttttttttttttttttttcggtAAGATATTATAAGTCAACAAGTCAtctatttgtttatttacataataaacaaaaaagagcaaaatataaatattctcagaattaaatttattaagaaatttttttttatataatttgaaaTTACATAATGTTAATATACTATCGAtaaaagtattttttttttgttcattctttaaaatgtttatagatgatatttttttatcttgtacttttttttttgtttttttcttaatatacgtttctgtaaaatatataatatatgatatagaCTTTTCTGTTGATAAAATATCAAAAGAAGAATTTTGTGTCATATAATTTTCCTGTACACAGTTCATATGAGTTTGTTTATTACATGATGAATTTCtacttctttttattttttggtcTTGTagataattatttatgttgttgtcattataattattgatGTGTGCCATATTATCATTGTTGTAATTATTGTTTACAGAATTttcgtttatattattttttattttattttcgtCACATTTAGGTAATTcttctaattttttatatgtttgaacatttttgttttgtaAATAACTTGTTTGttttctaaatatatttataaatacattttgtagtttattattttttattattttaataatcttattataataattttttttataaggtTTTAATTGTTTCACAATTGAATGTATAAAATTGTTGATAatatgttcataatttttctGTTGGTACATTTCTTTAAATTCATAATACGCTTTATAATCATGTATACCgttttcatcatttaaatattcttGATTCTTTACATAATTTTGATTATCATCAAAtgtgtttatattttgttgatCAGTATTATGATAtagtaaatttttatttattttattataattattattatttattttatttttatttttttttttctcattattcccttttctatttattattatcaaactttttgttctttcctcatttttgttttttttttgggtattttttctatatttttttattgatatattcatattacttTCACTTTGATAATTTTTCTTGTATAAATTTTGTGTCTTCATTTTCCATGtgtttgttattttttcttctttatccTCATCATTTGTATCATATG from the Plasmodium falciparum 3D7 genome assembly, chromosome: 14 genome contains:
- a CDS encoding SF-assemblin, putative, which translates into the protein MTINSDSSTVSDIHFDDQNDGDKNKINDMNLFNDSDFFDEGRNKKKNSCSNDNFYEEMKYDILRIERNINSEVKKRLDANKNIQLLIEQMANNMINNVLNKITTKIESISSDLDKIIHKCEELEKVISQIKVDIPTKIQTDMISLKREIADFQLVINKYLNNKKKRDNILYGKIENISAYLTGKIQSEIAFKQHDLSYLKNESDRLLNYDNDDDVNFKNVFLQEVEEIKDALNLTVKAREQSDDDIIQAMNKYTSVLQKALQSAIINTN
- a CDS encoding H/ACA ribonucleoprotein complex subunit 3, putative: MYMLRFYLDENGKRVYTVKPVVNGKVTFSAHPCRFSPDDKFSSHRINIKKRFNLL
- a CDS encoding HID1 domain-containing protein, putative yields the protein MGNGNSKVVKIFLLIQNERDFKTKEEKEIYLQMLLTLDNDDIFKNDGNFYAIKNIIDDEANISVLFKFVMNTLRKLIHNETGEIFVQECKICVKIFRNIFPIIQYNYKKLNFFSLLWKEDNIPCFILQNYKCKNILILHIFNFLLILLFTENICINKKENVNEKINEKYIDNNNNNITYIRPLVKNYVDIYKLWSSKMIYSCLYNKYCVNNNNNEIVNRCFKNIMKNEKYRHSLFQKEYNDDITNKDKIIKTFYSSDYYHKNKIYHNSNVEKYEFINDVKRVSYNCNDKNHFNNINNGHLNNVNKDTAPSSSLPLYPQINSNNNNNDIINLEYIKNRTDILKCLLILLSSYMYYNNENFLKEKNFPLFLFTSGEVYFSANFFLSLLTIIYENEFNYFNFYFYNDTYLEFYNLCIHILNILIDFVPLVLKKNKKKRVHYMNGALKYFHKCKETINDDEKKNDEKKNDDKINDDKINDDKINDDKINDDKINDDDKINDDEMINDNDTYNHNNNNHSCFKSSKQNYHINIKNKEEKNVKIERDINIDDTNYSSSCSSDESIIYNDFSNDSCSSSCSSSKKSDQSSYNNYIENKRSINTKYKYENDIYYSNVNNVLKNKKLFFNLKKGNSNYYIYLKKKRDVETYCRNNVFLQMLRGLDRNNIKYIYRGSLNMLISYQLYYENYNESLLFLDNYLCLLWNIMNNNKQFIKYMEKCSTVGGINENKNKHINKNININKNKKNDNYNDNNNNMEYNNIYNNSHNNYRNDCSTSSSNLFVFYILYILLSFNNERKKEKQELVTIKKQQINKEHTNINNKITKDSVFYNNEEFCKTISREDYNIRKVDGIIYICLFIILKLSSNKNICKNLNEKFDKKKKIKYNNILKSSYEFDNYIDFVVCALNTLINDNIFFLKFERIIDMSITILTNISVYIKSMNTYSCECIINILNKVLKKEWLLSSQHHYYSLFLLLDFINNILSHNLIDNYNLVYMIIKNKHVFFKIHNLNQILKSNYFVGSSTKDYWIPTESWLVSWMNKLPLHFINKIIYDLANMIEVECDEKEILDYIEVVDLIRSHCSKIENKQIPYIIRKYEKNILLSKWLTNYIYFLIFLHMYKKNLFINNGLTFIF